From one Trifolium pratense cultivar HEN17-A07 linkage group LG1, ARS_RC_1.1, whole genome shotgun sequence genomic stretch:
- the LOC123892777 gene encoding neural Wiskott-Aldrich syndrome protein-like produces the protein MSFLFLSLVVADLKFGMLPKGPVPPSGPSRGSSNSPPPPQHSANLNFGMLPKGSVPPSRPSGGISASPPPLHHPTNLNFGMLPKGSIPPSGPSGGISASPPPPHHPTNLYFGMLPKGPVPPSGPSGGISASRPPLHHPTNLNFGMLPKRASSAIRT, from the coding sequence atgtcttttttatttttgtctcttGTCGTGGCTGATTTGAAATTTGGAATGCTGCCAAAAGGGCCTGTTCCGCCTTCAGGACCTAGTAGAGGCTCTTCTAATTCTCCACCTCCACCACAGCATTCCGCGAATTTGAATTTTGGAATGCTGCCAAAAGGGTCAGTTCCACCATCAAGACCTAGTGGAGGAATTTCTGCCTCTCCACCTCCACTACATCATCCAACAAACTTGAATTTTGGAATGCTGCCAAAAGGGTCAATTCCGCCATCAGGACCTAGCGGAGGAATTTCTGCCTCTCCACCTCCACCACATCATccaacaaatttatattttggaatgTTGCCAAAAGGGCCAGTTCCGCCATCAGGACCTAGCGGAGGAATTTCTGCCTCTCGACCTCCACTACATCATCCAACAAACTTAAATTTTGGAATGCTCCCAAAAAGGGCCAGTTCTGCCATCAGGACCTAG
- the LOC123884016 gene encoding uncharacterized protein LOC123884016 has product MMMEKEIMVAVPSIDFNFNNNCSSPYITAPSSPQHFPNNFFKHHDQPINTNNQEDEDFEFTHLQRSSLSADELFHAGKILPLNLISPSHPHHETEQKLVQKLQQQQEQEDEENLSQHQQQNKLSGKERSSSFSFPSCRKNTKYSKLIEEVEIFSQEKDKSSSKNNNLKQSETATVSSFSSFLSTISISKGYYRKWRIKDFLLFRSASEGRASDKDPLRKYRVLSKTTAYEDVTGSSFRSVENSGSVSKRRKPVSAHELHYTLNRAASEELKRKTMLPYKQGLLGCLGFNHGMNQISGRFGSFERS; this is encoded by the coding sequence atgaTGATGGAAAAAGAAATTATGGTGGCAGTTCCTTCAATagatttcaatttcaacaatAACTGTTCTTCGCCTTACATCACAGCCCCTTCATCTCCCCAACACTTCCCCAACAACTTCTTCAAACATCATGATCAACCCATTAACACCAATAAtcaagaagatgaagattttgAATTCACCCATCTTCAAAGATCTTCTCTTTCTGCTGATGAACTTTTCCATGCTGGAAAAATTCTCCCTCTCAACCTCATTTCACCTTCTCATCCTCATCATGAAACAGAGCAAAAGTTAGTACAAaaacttcaacaacaacaagaacaagaagatgaagaaaatttatcacaacatcaacaacaaaacaagCTTTCTGGTAAAGAAAGatcttcatcattttcatttccATCTTGTCGCAAAAACACAAAATATTCCAAACTCATTGAAGaagttgaaattttttcacaagAAAAAGACAAAAGTAGTTCAAAAAACAACAACCTTAAACAATCCGAAACAGCAACAGTGTCATCATTTTCATCATTCTTGTcaacaatttcaatttcaaaaggGTATTATAGAAAATGGAGAATCAaagattttcttttatttcgAAGTGCATCAGAAGGAAGAGCTTCAGACAAAGATCCTTTGAGGAAATACAGAGTGTTGTCTAAAACGACAGCGTACGAGGATGTTACTGGTTCAAGTTTCCGGTCTGTTGAGAATTCCGGTTCGGTTTCTAAACGGAGAAAACCGGTTTCGGCTCATGAATTGCATTATACGTTGAACCGGGCTGCTTCTGAGGAATTGAAGAGGAAAACTATGTTGCCTTACAAACAAGGTTTGTTGGGTTGTTTAGGATTTAATCATGGTATGAATCAGATTAGTGGAAGATTTGGATCTTTTGAACGTTCATAA
- the LOC123921216 gene encoding pentatricopeptide repeat-containing protein At5g39710 yields the protein MKKPPKTTAQMAKKAITYLKRHPQNLPSLSPHFTPEAATHLLLTSQNNKSLILKFLNWAQPHPFFTPHCKTLTLHILTRFNLFKTAQTLAQNLITTTTPSVVFNLLKETYHSCNSSSAVFDLLIKSYSQLNLIDNAIHTLHLANRHGFSPGVLSYNSILDSILRGGSHPLLLIQHANRVFSDMIRKNVSPNIYTYNVMIRGIVSAGKLESGLCLINVMETKGCLPNVVTFNTMITAYCKENRLDEAFSLLKIMGKKRVEPNLISYNAVINGLCSQGRMNETVEVIEEMNLNGLSPDCVTYNTLVNGFCKDGNFHQALVLVHEMAGKGLSPNVVTYTTLINSMCKVNNLSRAVELLYDMLGRGLSPNERTYTTLVDGFCRKGLMNEAYKVLSEMIDSGFSPSVVTYNAIVNGFCCLGRVDEAVGVLKNMVERGLFPDVVSYSTVISLFCRNGELGKAFQMKAEMVEKGILPDVMTYSSLIYGLCQQRKLSEAFDLFREMLERGLSADEVTYTSLMNGYCVEGELSKALNLHDEMMQKGFLPDVVTYSVLINGLNKKARTREAKKLLLKLFYDESVPNDVTYDTLIENCSDNEFKSVVDLVKGFCMKGLMEEADRVFMTMHERNFKPDGTVYNLIIHGHCRRGNVRKAYDMYTKMVRCGFVSHVVTVIALIKALSKKGMNDELNLVMQNILSRCTLNDAELPKSLVEINFKEGNMDGVLIVLTEMANDGLLSDGGDYPCVSASAL from the coding sequence ATGAAAAAACCACCCAAAACCACCGCCCAAATGGCCAAAAAAGCCATCACATACCTAAAACGCCACCCACAAAACCTCCCATCTCTCTCCCCTCACTTCACCCCCGAAGCAGCCACCCACCTTCTCCTCACTTCCCAAAACAACAAATCCCTAATCCTCAAATTCCTCAACTGGGCACAACCCCACCCTTTCTTCACCCCCCATTGCAAAACCCTAACTCTCCATATCCTCACTCGCTTCAACCTCTTCAAAACCGCACAAACCCTAGCTCAAAACCTCATCACCACCACAACACCCTCCGTCGTTTTCAATCTCCTTAAAGAAACCTACCATTCATGTAATTCATCCTCCGCCGTTTTCGATTTACTAATCAAATCATACTCCCAACTTAACCTAATTGATAATGCTATTCACACCCTTCATCTTGCTAACCGCCATGGTTTTTCTCCGGGTGTACTGTCTTACAACTCGATACTTGATTCAATTCTTCGCGGTGGATCCCACCCGTTGTTATTGATTCAACATGCTAACCGTGTATTCAGTGACATGATTAGAAAGAATGTGTCGCCGAATATATATACTTATAATGTAATGATCCGCGGAATTGTTTCCGCGGGGAAATTGGAGTCTGGTCTCTGTCTCATTAATGTGATGGAGACTAAAGGCTGTTTGCCTAATGTGGTTACTTTTAATACTATGATAACTGCTTATTGTAAAGAGAATAGGTTAGATGAAGCATTTAGTTTGTTGAAAATAATGGGTAAGAAACGTGTTGAGCCGAATTTGATTTCTTATAATGCGGTTATTAATGGTTTGTGTAGTCAAGGTAGGATGAATGAGACGGTGGAAGTGATTGAGGAGATGAATTTGAATGGATTGAGTCCGGATTGTGTTACTTATAACACGCTTGTGAATGGGTTTTGTAAAGACGGGAATTTTCATCAGGCGCTTGTTCTTGTTCATGAGATGGCTGGTAAGGGTTTGTCGCCTAATGttgttacttatactactttgATTAATAGTATGTGTAAGGTTAATAATTTGAGTCGCGCGGTGGAGCTTTTGTATGATATGCTTGGTAGGGGACTTAGTCCTAATGAGAGAACTTATACAACTTTAGTTGATGGGTTTTGTAGGAAAGGGTTAATGAATGAGGCTTATAAGGTTTTGAGTGAAATGATTGATAGTGGATTTTCGCCTTCGGTTGTTACTTATAATGCAATTGTAAATGGATTTTGTTGTTTGGGGAGGGTCGATGAAGCTGTTGGAGTTTTGAAGAATATGGTTGAGAGGGGTTTGTTTCCTGATGTTGTTAGTTACAGTACTGTTATATCTTTGTTTTGCCGAAACGGGGAGCTTGGAAAAGCGTTTCAAATGAAGGCCGAGATGGTTGAGAAGGGCATATTGCCTGACGTCATGACGTATTCGTCGCTCATATATGGTTTATGTCAACAGAGGAAACTGTCAGAAGCTTTTGATCTCTTCAGAGAGATGCTGGAGCGAGGTTTATCGGCAGATGAGGTTACTTATACTAGTTTAATGAATGGTTATTGTGTTGAAGGTGAATTGAGTAAGGCTCTTAATTTGCATGATGAAATGATGCAGAAAGGTTTTTTACCTGATGTTGTTACTTATAGTGTACTTATTAACGGACTTAATAAGAAAGCTAGGACAAGAGAAGCTAAGAAGCTTCTTCTGAAGTTGTTTTATGATGAGTCTGTACCAAATGATGTGACGTACGATACCCTGATAGAAAACTGCAGTGATAATGAATTTAAGAGTGTCGTAGATCTTGTTAAAGGGTTCTGCATGAAGGGTTTAATGGAGGAAGCAGACCGAGTTTTTATGACAATGCATGAGAGGAATTTTAAGCCTGATGGAACggtttataatttaataatacaTGGACATTGTAGACGCGGTAATGTTCGTAAGGCATATGATATGTATACAAAGATGGTGCGTTGCGGTTTTGTGTCTCATGTGGTGACTGTAATTGCTCTTATTAAAGCTCTATCAAAGAAAGGGATGAATGATGAGCTGAATTTGGTAATGCAAAATATATTGAGCAGATGTACGCTCAATGATGCCGAGCTACCTAAATCACTTGTTGAAATTAACTTTAAAGAAGGTAACATGGATGGTGTTTTAATAGTGCTAACGGAAATGGCCAACGATGGCTTGTTATCTGATGGTGGAGATTATCCGTGTGTTTCGGCAAGTGCATTGTAA
- the LOC123921238 gene encoding armadillo repeat-containing protein 6, whose translation MAPPKTTARAISQEAFNEIVNENINDLEMDPTEALQDAIQTLTLQGVDLSGIVTSVPGESNPVIECLEKLKRLESEGDALNEIVEVFDRLNELCGGDDGNVNAAIATKNGGVELVCDVCSKISSGNGSQLVLVSVLNAMASLLRDVQSTGTFQNSSGPRIIVGILNDNKQSTDVLNSGFRVVASAATGDEIVKDSFMELKVDELIVEMISIHKNPGIQSLYDAIRVLLTPDDNRVLASQVYGYARKFAKIGIPEALVDSLHTGLSSPDLISACITLKAVAVNDEICKSIAEKGGIDVVLKCIDDSGEQGNKDVAKVCCSLLSKLAGSDANKSAIVGKGGMDKLIKLSARYADDPSVLQEIMSIISVLSLRSPENAARAVEAGAGDLAIQAMQKFPAANQMQRNSCLMIRNLVARNQENRTILLKNGIEKYIRKAKQTHANCKEAATDALRDLGLDSYNL comes from the exons ATGGCACCACCAAAGACGACGGCGCGTGCGATCTCACAAGAAGCATTCAACGAAATAGTAAACGAAAACATCAACGACCTCGAAATGGACCCTACCGAAGCTCTACAAGACGCAATCCAAACCCTCACTCTCCAAGGCGTCGATCTCTCAG GTATCGTAACTTCCGTTCCCGGAGAGAGTAATCCGGTGATAGAGTGTTTAGAAAAGTTGAAACGGTTGGAGTCTGAAGGGGATGCATTGAATGAGATTGTGGAAGTGTTTGATAGACTCAATGAGTTGTGTGGTGGTGATGATGGGAATGTTAATGCTGCTATTGCCACGAAAAATGGTGGTGTTGAATTGGTTTGTGATGTTTGTTCTAAGATAAGTAGTGGCAATGGATCTCAACTTGTTCTTGTTTCTGTTTTGAATGCTATGGCGTCACTGCTTCGCG ATGTTCAAAGTACAGGAACGTTCCAGAACAGTAGTGGACCAAGGATTATAGTTGGTATCTTAAATGATAACAAGCAAAGCACAGATGTCTTAAATAGTGGCTTTCGTGTTGTGGCTTCAGCTGCAACTGGTGATGAGATTGTCAAGGACTCATTTATGGAATTGAAAGTTGATGAGCTAATTGTGGAGATGATTTCCATACATAAGAACCCTGGCATTCAAAGTTTATATGATGCTATTCGTGTACTTTTGACGCCTGATGATAATCGTGTTTTAGCTTCTCAA GTATATGGGTATGCACGTAAATTCGCTAAGATTGGAATTCCAGAAGCTCTTGTCGATTCTCTACACACAGGACTTAGCTCACCTGACCTGATTTCAGCATGCATCACTTTAAAAGCCGTTGCAGTAAAT GATGAAATATGTAAATCCATTGCGGAAAAAGGTGGAATTGATGTAGTACTCAAATGTATAGATGACAGTGGTGAACAGGGCAACAAAGATGTGGCCAAAGTTTGTTGCTCGTTACTTTCAAAG TTGGCAGGAAGTGACGCAAACAAGAGTGCAATTGTCGGGAAAGGGGGTATGGATAAGCTAATCAAACTTTCAGCCAGATATGCTGATGATCCTTCTGTTTTGCAAGAG ATCATGTCTATTATTTCTGTGCTTTCGCTAAGATCCCCGGAAAATGCAGCCCGTGCCGTTGAAGCTGGTGCTGGTGATCTTGCTATTCAAGCGATGCAGAAATTTCCTGCAGCAAACCAAATGCAAAGAAACTCCTGTCTTATGATCAGAAATCTAGTAGCGAGAAACCAAGAGAACAG AACTATTCTGCTtaagaatggaattgagaaatacaTAAGGAAGGCAAAGCAAACACATGCCAACTGTAAGGAAGCTGCTACCGATGCCTTGAGGGATTTGGGGCTGGATAGTTACAACTTGTAG
- the LOC123892770 gene encoding putative clathrin assembly protein At1g25240 — protein sequence MRLWKSASGVLKDRYSILVAKLSPYGPCKNPDLETVIIKATSHDEDCMDYKNVQKVFQWLRISPLYLKPLLCVLSLRMQKTHSWVVALKGLMLIHGIFCFELPNVQRMGRLPFDLSHFSDGHVSSEKGWVLNAFVRSYFAYLDQRSANLRTETQKLQTKKGKEMEEIPLIEELKNLEELQRLIDMLLQIKPRNELNMNITLILEAMDCIMDEILEVYGKFRKEVNRVLVRVCDMGGKEEANIGLDIVRKTQLQGEKLISYFDFCKEIGVLNHSGCPKIVRFNDEEIEELKRILKGGDEKAIVVRDDSKKFENGLKTVITDQWEVFLDDIIVEVEQKQAPNAILSILDANNPFLDESYSIIPYNPVQNYDFPDLISL from the coding sequence ATGAGGCTATGGAAAAGTGCCTCAGGAGTTTTAAAAGATAGATATAGCATTTTGGTTGCAAAGCTTTCACCTTATGGACCATGTAAAAACCCTGATCTTGAAACCGTTATTATAAAAGCAACAAGCCATGATGAAGATTGCATGGATTATAAGAATGTTCAAAAAGTTTTTCAATGGCTAAGAATATCACCTTTGTACCTTAAACCACTTTTATGTGTACTTTCATTGAGAATGCAAAAGACACATAGTTGGGTTGTAGCACTTAAAGGTTTAATGTTAATTCatggtattttttgttttgaattacCAAATGTCCAAAGAATGGGAAGGCTACCTTTTGATTTATCACATTTTAGCGACGGACATGTAAGTTCGGAAAAAGGTTGGGTTCTTAATGCCTTTGTTCGATCGTATTTCGCGTATTTGGATCAAAGGTCAGCAAATTTGAGGACGGAAACACAAAAATTACAAACCAAAAAGGGAAAGGAAATGGAAGAAATTCCGTTGATCGAAGAGTTGAAGAATTTGGAGGAGTTACAAAGATTGATTGATATGTTGTTACAAATTAAACCCAGGAATGAATTGAACATGAATATTACTCTTATTCTAGAAGCAATGGATTGTATCATGGACGAGATTTTGGAAGTTTATGGTAAATTTAGAAAAGAGGTTAATCGCGTGTTGGTACGAGTTTGTGACATGGGTGgaaaagaagaagcaaatattgGTCTTGATATTGTACGAAAAACTCAATTACAAGGTGAAAAATTAATTTCGTACTTCGATTTTTGTAAAGAAATTGGCGTTCTTAATCATTCGGGGTGCCCTAAAATTGTGAGGTTTAATGACGAAGAAATCGAAGAACTTAAAAGAATATTGAAAGGTGGAGACGAGAAAGCTATTGTGGTTAGAGATGATTCTAAGAAATTCGAGAATGGTTTGAAAACCGTGATTACGGATCAATGGGAGGTATTTcttgatgatattattgttgAGGTTGAACAAAAACAAGCTCCTAATGCTATATTAAGCATTCTTGATGCTAATAATCCTTTTTTGGATGAATCTTATAGCATTATACCTTATAATCCTGTTCAAAATTATGATTTTCCAGATCTAATTAGTTTGTAG